Proteins from a single region of Streptomyces vinaceus:
- a CDS encoding FAD binding domain-containing protein, whose amino-acid sequence MKPFRYERPDTVGEAVALVAGDPGAVFVAGGTNLVDHLKLGIIRPRLLVDVTGLPLDGIEALPDGGVRVGATVRNADLAAHPAVRERCPLVPQALLAGASPQVRNMATLAGNLMQRTRCPYFLNPETRCNKRLPGSGCSAMETDGEHTAVLGSSESCAAVHPSDLAVALCALDAVVCVRGGGGTRRLPVTSLYRPPGHRPELDTVLEHGELITAVELPAPAMAARSGYRKIGDRASFSFALVSVAVAVDHQGETIRDARIALGGIATTPWRARRAEAVLRGAPATADRFVAAAQEELAAARPLRANAYKVALVRETLVATLSDLCGEG is encoded by the coding sequence ATGAAACCCTTCCGCTACGAGCGCCCCGACACCGTGGGGGAGGCCGTGGCGCTGGTCGCGGGGGACCCCGGGGCCGTGTTCGTGGCGGGCGGCACGAACCTGGTCGACCACCTCAAGCTGGGGATCATCCGTCCGAGGCTGCTGGTGGACGTCACCGGTCTGCCCCTGGACGGGATCGAGGCGCTCCCCGACGGCGGCGTCCGCGTCGGGGCCACCGTCCGCAACGCCGACCTCGCGGCCCATCCCGCGGTGCGTGAGCGCTGTCCGCTCGTTCCGCAGGCCCTGCTGGCCGGTGCTTCGCCCCAGGTGCGCAACATGGCGACCCTGGCGGGGAACCTGATGCAGCGCACGCGGTGCCCGTACTTCCTGAATCCCGAGACCCGGTGCAACAAGAGGCTGCCCGGATCCGGCTGTTCGGCCATGGAGACGGACGGGGAGCACACCGCCGTACTCGGCTCCTCGGAGAGCTGCGCGGCCGTGCACCCCTCCGACCTGGCGGTCGCCCTGTGCGCGCTGGACGCGGTGGTCTGCGTACGGGGAGGCGGGGGCACCCGCCGCCTTCCCGTCACCTCCCTGTACCGGCCGCCCGGGCACCGGCCCGAGCTCGACACCGTCCTCGAACACGGTGAACTCATCACGGCGGTGGAACTGCCCGCGCCGGCGATGGCGGCCCGCTCGGGATACCGCAAGATCGGGGATCGGGCCTCGTTCTCCTTCGCGCTGGTGTCGGTCGCCGTGGCGGTCGACCATCAGGGCGAGACGATCAGGGACGCGCGCATCGCCCTCGGCGGCATCGCGACCACGCCGTGGCGGGCGCGACGTGCGGAGGCCGTCCTGCGCGGCGCCCCGGCCACCGCCGACCGGTTCGTGGCGGCCGCCCAGGAGGAGCTCGCGGCCGCCCGCCCCCTTCGCGCCAACGCGTACAAGGTTGCGCTGGTGCGCGAGACCCTCGTGGCCACGCTCAGCGACCTCTGCGGGGAAGGCTGA
- a CDS encoding serine/threonine-protein kinase, which produces MHNEDTETETVTGTALAAATTAVPGTPGTPDGERLVAGRYRLLSRLGEGGMGVVWRARDETLQREVAVKEVRAPAGLRAGDLARMYSRLEREAWAAARIPDRTVVTVHDVVTEDDRPWIVMELIRGQSLADLLRAEGPLTPRHAAHIGAEVLTALRAAHAVGVEHRDVKPANVLLAADGRVVLSDFGIAMVEGSTALTMTGEVVGSPEYLPPERALGRPSAPESDLWSLGVMLYAAVEGISPFRQESALGTLRAVVDEQPPAPTRAGPLAPVIAGLLRKEPAERTPAAEVAEALRNIAHGPDAATTSTAGTLRTPAPTPVRVSEPEPAPAPSAALPRKRRTAAFVAAGAATCVLAAGGLAYALTGNGDAGGAASGPGVRMSVAGVNTVYTGGCPIPTDRAPAFTATFTASEPTLISYRWVSGDGSVVDPHWRTMSIGNKADPTGHDTVRLTAYAKGGTLTTGMAVELQSPIRTTSNPVPFSITCTG; this is translated from the coding sequence ATGCACAACGAGGACACCGAGACCGAGACCGTGACGGGGACCGCGCTCGCGGCCGCCACCACGGCCGTGCCGGGTACGCCCGGCACGCCGGACGGGGAGCGGCTGGTCGCGGGCCGCTACCGGTTGCTGTCCCGGCTGGGCGAAGGCGGCATGGGCGTCGTGTGGCGGGCCCGCGACGAGACCCTCCAGCGCGAGGTCGCCGTCAAGGAGGTACGGGCCCCGGCAGGACTCCGGGCCGGCGACCTCGCGCGGATGTACAGCCGACTGGAGCGGGAGGCCTGGGCGGCGGCGCGGATCCCCGACCGCACCGTGGTGACCGTCCACGACGTGGTCACGGAGGACGACCGGCCCTGGATCGTGATGGAACTGATCCGCGGGCAGTCGCTGGCCGACCTGCTGCGTGCCGAGGGGCCGCTCACACCGCGACACGCCGCGCACATCGGCGCCGAGGTACTGACCGCGCTGCGCGCCGCGCACGCCGTCGGCGTGGAGCACCGGGACGTGAAACCGGCGAACGTGCTGCTCGCCGCGGACGGACGGGTGGTGCTCAGCGACTTCGGCATCGCGATGGTCGAGGGCAGCACGGCCCTGACCATGACCGGCGAGGTCGTCGGCTCCCCCGAGTACCTGCCGCCGGAGCGCGCGCTGGGCCGTCCCTCGGCCCCCGAGTCGGACCTGTGGTCGCTCGGGGTGATGCTGTACGCGGCCGTGGAGGGGATCTCCCCGTTCCGGCAGGAGAGCGCGCTCGGCACCCTGCGGGCCGTCGTGGACGAGCAACCGCCGGCGCCGACCCGGGCCGGACCGCTCGCCCCGGTCATCGCCGGTCTGCTCCGCAAGGAGCCTGCCGAGCGGACCCCCGCCGCCGAAGTCGCCGAGGCCTTGCGGAACATCGCCCACGGACCGGACGCCGCCACCACTTCCACCGCGGGCACCCTGCGGACACCGGCGCCGACACCCGTGCGCGTCTCCGAGCCGGAGCCCGCCCCCGCGCCGTCCGCCGCCCTCCCCCGCAAGCGCCGTACGGCGGCCTTCGTCGCGGCCGGCGCGGCTACCTGCGTGCTGGCCGCCGGCGGGCTGGCCTACGCCCTCACCGGGAACGGCGACGCAGGGGGCGCCGCTTCCGGTCCGGGCGTACGGATGTCGGTGGCGGGCGTGAACACCGTCTACACCGGCGGCTGCCCGATCCCCACCGACCGGGCCCCGGCGTTCACCGCGACGTTCACCGCCTCCGAGCCCACCCTGATCTCCTACCGCTGGGTGTCCGGGGACGGCTCGGTCGTGGACCCGCACTGGCGCACGATGTCCATCGGGAACAAGGCCGACCCCACAGGACACGACACCGTACGGCTGACCGCCTACGCGAAGGGCGGCACGCTGACCACCGGCATGGCCGTGGAACTCCAAAGCCCCATCCGCACCACGTCCAACCCTGTCCCCTTCTCGATCACCTGTACCGGCTGA
- a CDS encoding molybdopterin cofactor-binding domain-containing protein, whose product MPEGGLEATADTLEELSVPRAHSQHAFGAQFARVTVDTSTGEIRVPRMLGVFAVGRVVNPVTVRSQLVGGMVMGLSMALCEEGVIDRTYGHFRSRDLSAYHVATFADAPEIEAVCIDEEDFHTSPMGAKGAGEIGIVGTAAAIANAVHHATGRRIRGLPLDVRRVRETPAAGHGT is encoded by the coding sequence GTGCCGGAAGGCGGCCTCGAAGCCACCGCCGACACCCTGGAGGAACTCTCCGTACCGCGCGCCCACTCCCAGCACGCGTTCGGCGCCCAGTTCGCCCGGGTGACCGTGGACACCTCGACCGGGGAGATCCGGGTACCGCGCATGCTCGGCGTCTTCGCCGTGGGCCGCGTGGTCAATCCCGTCACGGTCCGGTCGCAGCTGGTCGGGGGCATGGTCATGGGCCTGTCCATGGCCCTGTGCGAGGAGGGGGTCATCGACCGGACGTACGGACACTTCCGGAGCCGCGACCTGTCCGCCTACCACGTGGCGACCTTCGCCGACGCCCCCGAGATCGAGGCCGTCTGCATCGACGAGGAGGACTTCCACACCAGCCCCATGGGGGCCAAGGGCGCCGGCGAGATCGGCATCGTCGGGACGGCGGCGGCCATCGCCAACGCCGTCCATCACGCGACCGGCCGCCGCATCCGCGGCCTGCCGCTCGACGTGCGCCGCGTACGGGAGACGCCGGCGGCGGGCCACGGGACATGA
- a CDS encoding (2Fe-2S)-binding protein: protein MRGAPSPEVVEDDPAVRADIALDVNGQERRLTIDTRMSLLDLLRDRLGLTGAKAGCDRGHCGCCTVLVDGRRVYSCLTLAVACAGVRVVTVEGLGGAPGGTDLHPLQEAFIARDAFQCGFCTPGQLCSAIGMLDEVSRGRSPCGPAPLTRADVRERMSGNLCRCGAYQNIVAAIMDVAR, encoded by the coding sequence ATGCGCGGTGCACCGTCACCCGAGGTGGTCGAGGACGACCCGGCCGTCCGCGCCGACATCGCACTGGACGTCAACGGGCAGGAGCGCCGTCTGACGATCGATACCAGGATGTCCCTCCTCGACCTCCTGCGTGACCGCCTCGGCCTGACCGGCGCGAAGGCCGGCTGCGACCGGGGCCATTGCGGTTGCTGCACCGTGCTCGTCGACGGCCGGCGCGTCTACAGCTGTCTGACACTGGCGGTGGCCTGTGCCGGCGTGCGCGTCGTGACGGTGGAGGGCCTGGGCGGCGCCCCGGGCGGCACCGATCTCCACCCCCTGCAGGAAGCGTTCATCGCCCGGGACGCCTTCCAGTGCGGATTCTGCACGCCCGGACAGCTGTGCTCCGCGATCGGGATGCTCGACGAGGTCTCCCGCGGACGATCCCCCTGCGGGCCGGCGCCCCTGACACGGGCGGACGTCCGAGAACGCATGAGCGGGAACCTGTGCCGTTGCGGCGCGTACCAGAACATCGTGGCCGCGATCATGGACGTGGCGCGGTGA
- a CDS encoding xanthine dehydrogenase family protein molybdopterin-binding subunit: MTRTSVGAALHRREAREKVTGAAHYTGDVILPRLAYAAVVPAEIARGRVTAVRPEEALARSGVLAVIHGGNCPHLNRTGTADLAVFQSPSVGYRGQFVAAVVAESPQIAHEAARTVGVEYAADPHRVSLDLACDGFHQPPDHGPFFPTDCSHGDVEAALSHAPVRIAAMYTTPPYHHHALEPHATIAYWHDGALTVYDTTQGPSGTRDILAHLFGIDPARVRVIARHVGGGFGSKAAPRAQSVIAAVAALAVGRPVKTVLTREQLSVVAGYRTPTVQRIRLGAGADGRLLAVSHVSFEQTSLTSDHCEYPAAPTRIMYAAPNRETRHWRVRLHVPSPTWMRAPGECPGMFALESAMDELACACSLDPVELRLRNDTAYDPHSGRPFSTRNLATCLRLGAERFGWAERDRVRAQHAGGRLRVGMGVAASTVPQYRFPSRAAVRTDGHGHYTVRIAAVDIGTGARTALAQIAADALHVGVDQVGVEIGDSAYPSASWAGRSSGTTSWGRRWSGPARPCGPPSGGAAARCRKAASKPPPTPWRNSPYRAPTPSTRSAPSSPG; encoded by the coding sequence GTGACGCGCACGTCCGTCGGGGCGGCCCTCCACCGGCGCGAGGCCCGGGAGAAGGTCACGGGCGCCGCCCACTACACCGGCGACGTGATCCTGCCCCGCCTCGCTTACGCGGCGGTGGTACCGGCGGAGATCGCCCGCGGGCGGGTCACGGCGGTCCGTCCCGAGGAGGCCCTCGCCCGTAGCGGGGTGCTGGCCGTGATCCACGGCGGCAACTGCCCGCACCTGAACCGGACCGGCACTGCCGACCTCGCCGTCTTCCAGTCCCCTTCGGTCGGCTATCGGGGCCAGTTCGTGGCCGCGGTCGTCGCCGAGTCCCCGCAGATCGCCCATGAGGCGGCGCGGACGGTCGGCGTCGAGTACGCCGCTGACCCGCACCGGGTCAGCCTCGACCTCGCCTGCGACGGATTCCACCAGCCGCCGGACCACGGGCCCTTCTTCCCGACCGACTGCTCGCACGGCGATGTGGAGGCTGCGCTGTCGCACGCCCCGGTACGGATCGCGGCCATGTACACGACCCCTCCGTACCACCACCACGCCCTCGAACCCCACGCGACCATCGCGTACTGGCACGACGGCGCGCTGACCGTCTACGACACCACGCAAGGGCCGTCGGGGACGCGCGACATCCTCGCCCACCTCTTCGGCATCGACCCCGCCCGGGTGCGCGTCATCGCCCGGCACGTGGGCGGAGGCTTCGGGTCCAAGGCGGCGCCACGAGCCCAGTCGGTCATCGCCGCCGTGGCGGCCCTCGCCGTCGGCCGGCCGGTCAAGACCGTCCTCACCCGGGAGCAGCTCAGCGTCGTCGCCGGATACCGGACGCCGACCGTCCAGCGGATCCGGCTCGGGGCCGGGGCCGACGGCCGGCTGCTCGCCGTGTCCCACGTGTCCTTCGAGCAGACGTCCCTGACGAGCGATCACTGCGAGTACCCCGCCGCCCCCACGCGCATCATGTACGCGGCGCCGAACCGCGAGACCAGGCACTGGAGGGTACGGCTGCACGTTCCGTCGCCGACCTGGATGCGCGCACCCGGTGAATGCCCCGGGATGTTCGCGCTGGAATCGGCCATGGACGAGCTCGCCTGCGCGTGTTCCCTCGACCCGGTCGAGCTGCGGCTGCGCAACGACACCGCGTACGACCCGCACAGCGGCCGCCCCTTCAGCACGCGGAACCTCGCCACCTGCCTGCGGCTGGGCGCGGAGCGCTTCGGCTGGGCCGAACGCGACCGTGTCCGCGCGCAGCACGCGGGCGGGCGCCTGCGCGTGGGCATGGGCGTCGCCGCGTCGACCGTTCCGCAGTACCGGTTCCCCTCCCGGGCCGCCGTGCGCACCGATGGCCACGGCCACTACACCGTGCGCATCGCGGCCGTGGACATCGGCACCGGGGCCCGAACGGCGCTGGCCCAGATCGCCGCCGACGCCCTGCACGTCGGCGTGGACCAGGTCGGGGTCGAGATCGGCGACAGCGCGTACCCGTCGGCCAGTTGGGCGGGCCGGTCCAGCGGAACGACCTCCTGGGGACGGCGGTGGTCCGGGCCTGCGAGGCCTTGCGGGCCGCCGTCGGGCGGAGCGGCGGCCCGGTGCCGGAAGGCGGCCTCGAAGCCACCGCCGACACCCTGGAGGAACTCTCCGTACCGCGCGCCCACTCCCAGCACGCGTTCGGCGCCCAGTTCGCCCGGGTGA
- a CDS encoding alpha/beta hydrolase: MSNAAEPAAPVLEPAAAALAKATDKPPYLFELPPAEGRKAVDDLQSGDIAKPAVDEEWITVPGGPTGSVRARIVKPAGATGALPVVVYIHGAGWVFGNAHTHDRLVRELAVGADAAIVFPEYDLSPEVHYPVAIEQNFAVAQWVVAQGATQGLDATRIAVAGDSVGGNMTAALTLMAKERGGVPLLQQVLFYPVTDAAFDTGSYRQFATGYYLRRDGMQWFWDQYTTDEAQRAQITASPLRATTEQLTGLPPALVITGEADVLRDEGEAYANKLRAAGVPVTAVRFQGAIHDFVMLDALRETHAAETAIGLAARTLRTALYGA, translated from the coding sequence ATGTCCAACGCCGCCGAGCCGGCCGCGCCGGTACTGGAGCCCGCGGCCGCGGCCCTCGCGAAAGCGACCGACAAGCCGCCCTACCTCTTCGAGCTGCCCCCGGCCGAAGGCCGCAAGGCGGTCGACGACCTGCAGTCCGGAGACATCGCGAAGCCCGCGGTCGACGAGGAGTGGATCACCGTTCCGGGAGGCCCCACGGGCAGCGTACGGGCCCGCATCGTCAAGCCGGCCGGCGCCACCGGCGCGCTCCCGGTCGTCGTCTACATCCACGGCGCCGGCTGGGTGTTCGGCAACGCCCACACCCACGACCGCCTGGTGCGCGAACTGGCCGTCGGCGCCGACGCCGCGATCGTCTTCCCCGAGTACGACCTCTCCCCCGAGGTGCACTACCCGGTCGCCATCGAACAGAATTTCGCCGTCGCGCAGTGGGTGGTGGCGCAGGGCGCCACCCAGGGCCTGGACGCCACCCGCATCGCCGTGGCGGGAGACTCCGTCGGCGGGAACATGACTGCCGCACTCACCCTCATGGCCAAGGAGCGCGGCGGCGTCCCGCTGCTCCAGCAGGTCCTGTTCTACCCGGTGACCGACGCCGCCTTCGACACCGGCTCCTACCGCCAGTTCGCGACCGGCTACTACCTGCGCCGCGACGGCATGCAATGGTTCTGGGACCAGTACACGACCGACGAGGCCCAGCGCGCCCAGATCACCGCCTCCCCGCTGCGCGCCACCACCGAGCAGCTCACGGGTCTGCCGCCCGCCCTCGTCATCACCGGCGAGGCCGACGTACTGCGCGACGAGGGCGAGGCGTACGCGAACAAGCTGCGCGCGGCCGGCGTCCCGGTCACCGCGGTCCGCTTCCAGGGGGCCATCCACGACTTCGTCATGCTCGACGCCCTGCGCGAGACCCACGCCGCCGAGACCGCGATCGGCCTGGCCGCCCGCACCCTGCGCACCGCCCTGTACGGCGCCTGA